One window of Bos indicus isolate NIAB-ARS_2022 breed Sahiwal x Tharparkar chromosome 18, NIAB-ARS_B.indTharparkar_mat_pri_1.0, whole genome shotgun sequence genomic DNA carries:
- the BCL2L12 gene encoding bcl-2-like protein 12 isoform X1, producing MAGSEELGLREDTLRVLAAFLRRGEAVGSPIPTPPRSPAQEEPTDFLSRLRRCLPCSLRRGAVPPESSRPCSLPLRPCYGSEPGPATPDFYALVAQRLEQLVQEQLRSPPSPELQGPAPTEKEALLRKLVALLEEEAEVINQKLASDPALQRKLARLSASSFSRLVELFSSREVSPRPSQALPCPGPPPPSPEPLARLALAMELSRRVAGLGGTLAGLSVEHVHSFAPWIQAHGGWEGILAVSPVDLNLPLD from the exons ATGGCGGGCTCGGAAGAGCTGGGGCTCCGGGAGGACACACTGAGGGTCCTAGCTGCCTTCCTTAGGCGGGGTGAGGCTGTGGGGTCTCCCATTCCGACCCCACCCAG GAGCCCTGCCCAGGAGGAGCCAACAGACTTCCTGAGCCGCCTTCGAAGATGTCTTCCCTGCTCCCTGAGGCGAGGAGCCGTTCCCCCTGAGTCCTCTCGGCCTTGCTCCCTGCCACTCCGGCCCTGCTATGGTTCAGAGCCTG GCCCTGCTACCCCAGATTTCTatgccctggtggcccagcggctGGAACAGCTGGTGCAAGAGCAACTGAGATCCCCACCTAGTCCAG AATTACAGGGTCCCGCACCCACAGAGAAGGAAGCCCTGCTGCGAAAACTGGTCGCCTTGCTGGAAGAGGAGGCAGAAGTCATCAACCAGAAG cTGGCTTCAGACCCAGCCTTACAGCGCAAACTGGCGCGCCTCTCTGCCAGTTCCTTCAGCCGCCTAGTGGAACTCTTCTCTAGCCGAGAGGTCAGCCCTCGCCCAAGCCAAGCATTACCGTGCCCTGGGCCTCCGCCACCTTCCCCGGAACCCCTGGCCCGCCTGGCCCTGGCTATGGAGCTGAGCCGGCGCGTGGCTGGGCTGGGGGGCACCTTGGCCGGACTCAGTGTAGAGCATGTGCACAGCTTCGCGCCCTGGATCCAGGCCCATGGGGGCTGG GAGGGCATCTTGGCAGTTTCACCTGTGGACTTGAACTTACCCTTGGACTGA
- the BCL2L12 gene encoding bcl-2-like protein 12 isoform X2: MAGSEELGLREDTLRVLAAFLRRGEAVGSPIPTPPRSPAQEEPTDFLSRLRRCLPCSLRRGAVPPESSRPCSLPLRPCYGSEPGPATPDFYALVAQRLEQLVQEQLRSPPSPELQGPAPTEKEALLRKLVALLEEEAEVINQKEGILAVSPVDLNLPLD; encoded by the exons ATGGCGGGCTCGGAAGAGCTGGGGCTCCGGGAGGACACACTGAGGGTCCTAGCTGCCTTCCTTAGGCGGGGTGAGGCTGTGGGGTCTCCCATTCCGACCCCACCCAG GAGCCCTGCCCAGGAGGAGCCAACAGACTTCCTGAGCCGCCTTCGAAGATGTCTTCCCTGCTCCCTGAGGCGAGGAGCCGTTCCCCCTGAGTCCTCTCGGCCTTGCTCCCTGCCACTCCGGCCCTGCTATGGTTCAGAGCCTG GCCCTGCTACCCCAGATTTCTatgccctggtggcccagcggctGGAACAGCTGGTGCAAGAGCAACTGAGATCCCCACCTAGTCCAG AATTACAGGGTCCCGCACCCACAGAGAAGGAAGCCCTGCTGCGAAAACTGGTCGCCTTGCTGGAAGAGGAGGCAGAAGTCATCAACCAGAAG GAGGGCATCTTGGCAGTTTCACCTGTGGACTTGAACTTACCCTTGGACTGA